AGCATCCGCATCCGCTGAGATTTCGCCGGTGACGGGAAAGCGCGCCATGGTCGTCTCCTCATTATCGTTTGGCCTGTTCTAGCCGTCCCGAGCGGCGGCGGGAACCATCGTGCGCGGGCGAGGGTTGGGGCGGGAGGAACCGAGGCGCACCCGTGCGCCTCACCATCGCGCGGAGGAAGGAACATGCCCCACGCCAACGACGCCAGCCCCACCAACGCCCAGCCCGGCCAGGCGGCCAACGCGGTTCAGGGTCTCTCCGACACTGAGCTGGACCGCATCCGCTGGCGCGCCCATGCGCTCTGGCGGGAGGATGGCTGTCAGCAGGGTCGCGACCGGGAATACTGGGAGCGCGCGGAGCTGGAGGTCCTGAAAGGTCGGCGCTCTTACTGATGGAGGCTTCAAATGCCTGCAAAA
The nucleotide sequence above comes from Xanthobacter flavus. Encoded proteins:
- a CDS encoding DUF2934 domain-containing protein — translated: MPHANDASPTNAQPGQAANAVQGLSDTELDRIRWRAHALWREDGCQQGRDREYWERAELEVLKGRRSY